The window TCCGGCCGCTGAGCACGATCCCGTCGGCGTTCGGCACGTCGACTCCCGCCACGACCGCGCTGGCCCCGGTCTCCGGGTCCACGGTGTAGATCGCCGCGTTGGCGGAGTGGGCGACCAGGAGGGTGTCGCCGTTGGGCGTGGCCTCGATGCCGTTGAGGTTGAAGTCGCCGGTGATCTCGCCCGCCGGGCCGGACAGCACCAGGGTCTGGGCCGGGCCGGGCTCACCGGTCGGGCTGACCGGGATGAAGTAGAGGTGCGGCTGGAACGAATCGGTGAACCATGCCCCGCCTCGGACGACGACGACGTCGTTGACCGCGCCGCCGAGCTGGTAGGTGGCGACGTCGTCGCCCGTGGTGCCGTCGTAGAGGTGGGCCTGGCCGCTGAACCCGCCCGCCACGAACAGCAGGTCGGTGCGCTCGTCGTACTTCAATCCCAGCGCCATCCGGCCGTCGGGCACGTCCCTGAACAGGTCGGCGGTCCCGCGCTGGAGGTCGCCGCGATAGAGGTCGCCCGCGAAGAGGTCGCCCGCGAAGAACGTCGACCCGCGGCCCGTGGCCACGCCCTCCGCCGACGTCGCGCCGGTCAGCACGATGACCTCACTGGCGGGCGCCGCCGTCGCCGGGACGACCGCTGCCAGGATCAGCACCGCCGCCATGGGCAAGCTACGTCTGAGCACCTTCATGACGCCTCCTCACCGTGGGTGAACCGCCACCCATCATGGGCCGGGTTCCCGGCGAAAACGACGGGTCATCCGGCCCCAATCAGGCGGGCAGCGCGGCGGCCAACGCCCTGGTGACCGCGTCGACCCGTTCCTTGGCGCTCGCCATGGGCCTGCCGCGGTGGACGGAGAGCAGCGCGACCACGTACCGGTCGTGCAGGACGCCTGCGCTGTGCAGGTACGCCGAACTGGGCCGGTAGGTCATCCAGCCCTGCTTCGAATACGCGTCGACGCCCGGCGCGTGCAGCCCGAAGGCCTGGTCGAACCCGTCCGCGGCGCGCGCGGGGGCCGCGGAGAGCGCGGCGACGATGACGTCGCGGGCTGGGCAGCCCTGGATGTAGGCGTGCAATCGCGCGATGTCGTCGGCGGTCACCATCGTCTCGCCCCATTCCGCCGGGTCACGCGGCGGCGACGTGTTGGTCATCCCCGCGCGCTGAGCCACCCGCCGCACCGCGCCGACCCCGTCGTGCAGGCCCCAGAGCGCGTTCATCGCGTTGTCGTCGCTGGTCGACAGGGCCCGCCGCACCCGCTCGCTGTCGGCCGCCGAGACGTCGCGCGACAGCACGTCGACGGCCACGATCAGCTTGGCGATCGACGCCGAGTAGAACGGCCGGTCGCCCCCGCTGCTCGCCATCCGGCCGGTCGTCAGGTCGATGACCGCCATGCCGAGGGTCATCCGCTCGTCGGCCGCCGCGACCCCGGCGGCCACCGCTCCCGCGAGGTCCACCTCGAGCACCGGCTTGGCGGCGGGCGGCGACCGCACCTCGGCCACCACGGAGCTCGCCACCCCCGGTCGGACCAGGCACCCGGTCGCGGGCGGTATCGCCGTGGTGACCGCGAAGGCCACCGTCATCAGCGCCACGGCGAGGCCGGGGCGAACGAGCGAGCGCACCGGCCCAGACTTCCCCTTCGGGGCGCCGCGATCCAGCGATTCCCCGCGTTGTGACTCGGCTGTTGCGTGGCCGCCACGTCACGGCCGCGGATGGTCACCAGCCGCACGCGGGCGGTGATCAGGCGCCGTGCGCGTACTTCGGCAGCAGCCGGGCGACCTCAGCCGGGGCGGGCAGCCGGGCGATCTCCTCGGCGATCACCCGAGCCGCTTCGCGGTGGGTGTTGTCCCGCACCAGCTTTCGGGTTTGCTCCGCGATGGCGTCCGCGCTCAGTTCGCCCGCGTCCAGCCGCGACCCGGCGCCTGCGGCCGTGACCGCGTCGGCGTTGGCGAACTGGTCGGCGCCCTGGGGGAGGAACAGCTGCGGGACACCGGCCGCGAGCGCGCCGAGGGTCGTTCCGCTGCCGCCGTGGTGCACCACGACATCGGCGTGCGGCACCAGGTCCGCCTGCGCGACCCAGCTTTCCACGGTGACGTTGTCCGGGATCTCGCCGAGTTCCGCGACCCGCACGCGACCGGCGGCGACGACCACGCGCCCGCCTAGCGTCGCCAACCCCTTGATGGCGGTGGTGAGCAGTTCGGCGGTGCCGAACGCGGTGCCGAGCGTCAGATAGATCAGCGGGCGCGAAACCTGCCCCCAGTCCGAAGGCGCGGCAGGCGCGGAGTAGGGGACGGGCCGCAGCTCGATCCGGTCCGCGGTGGCGAGGAAGTCCTTGTCCTGCAACGAAGGCGGGCAGATGTCGAGGTGCGGCCTGCCCGGTGCCTCGGTGTTCCTGGTCGGCAGCTCGAGTCCGATGCCGTCGGGGTACATCCGGCCGAAACCGTGCCAGAGCCCCGGAATCCCCGCCCGGTACGTCGCCTCGGCGGCGCCGGGCACACCCCATTCATGGATGACCAGGTCGGGCCGTAGCCGCGCCAGTTCGGGCGCGAGGTCCTCGGCGTACATCTCGTAGAACGAGTCCGCGGGCCGAAACGGCCGCAACCCATGGGCGGCCAGCGGCGCGTGCACCTCCTCGCCCGCGGCGAAGTGCACCTCGTGCCCGGCCTCACGCGCGGCGATCGCGAGGGGGATCAGGGGATAGGTGTGACCAACCGACGCCAGACTGGCGAACAACACCCGCATCCCCCGAACCTACACCCGCCTTCGCCCACCCCTATCCGGTCGCGAGTCGCCCCTCCCAGCAACCGAGTCGCCCCTTCCGGCAAGTGAGTCGCCCCTCCAGGCCGATGAGTTCGACATTCGGGTGCACTCGAATGTCGAACTCACTTGCCGGAAGGGGCGACTCACTTGCCGGAAGGGGCGACTCGCGGGTTTAGGTTGGGTCGGGGGTGCGTAGGCGGTCGAGGACTCGGCGTTCGCGTTTGGTGGGGCGGCCGGTGCCGCGGTCGCGGCGGGCGACGGGGATGGCGGCTTCGGGGGTCGGCGCGGGGGTTCGGTCGATCAGGCAGGTGGCGGCGTCGGTCGCGCCGACTCGCTTCTGGATCACGCGCACCACCTCGACCACCCGGGTCACGCCGCCGACCCGGACCCGCACCTCATCGCCCGCCGACACCGTCGTCGCGGGCTTGGCGGGCCGGGCGTTGATCCGCACGTGCCCGCCCCGACAGGCCGCGGCGGCGTCCGTCCGGGTCTTGGTCAGCCGGACCGCCCACAGCCAGCGGTCCACGCGAGTGCTCTCCACAGCCGTCCATGATGGCCTATCGGGCCACGCTCCGGGGCTCCCACAGTCGGTCAGCGAGTCGCGAGGTTCGCCATCGCCCGAGTTCCGCCCTCGGTCGTACAGTGGGCGAAGTCGGTTTCGCTGGATCGGCAGGCCGTTGGGGACGGTGGTGGACGAGGCGGACATGCTGAGCCGGGCGCGGCAGGCACACGGCGCACAGGACTGGGCCACTGCCGCGGCGCACTTCGATGCCGTCACGACCGTCCGACTCACCGCCGACGACCTTGCCGCGTACGCCGACGCCGTGTGGTGGGTCGGCCGCACCGACGACACCCTGCGGCTCGAGGCCGCCGCGTGCGAGGCCTTCGTGGCGGAGTCCCGACCCGCCGAGGCCGCGTGGGCCGCCATCCTCATGGGCATCTTCCTGCTGGGCCGGGGCGACGAGCCGCAGGGCATGGGCTGGATCGGCAAAGCCGGGCGGCTGCTCGACGGTGTCCCCGAGTGCCGCGCGCACGGGTTCCTGCTGCACCTGACCGAACTGGAGCCGAGGCTGCGGGCGGGGCGGCCCGATGAGGCGGTCGGCGTCGCCCGCCGGATCCAGGACCTCGGCCGTCGGTTGGGGCAGCCCGAGATGGTGGCCATGGGAGTCAACGGCGAGGGCCGCGCCCTGATCGGATCCGGCCACGTGGTCGACGGGCTGAGACTGCTCGACGAGGCGATGGTCACCGTGCTGGATGGCGGGCTCTCCCCGTTCATGTCGGGCAGCCTCTACTGCCACACCATCGCCACCTGCCACGAGATCGCCGACCTCCGCCGGATGACCCGGTGGGTCGACCTGACCGAGCGGTGGCTGGCCACCTTCCCCGTGGCGGTGCTGTTCGGGGGCCTGTGCGCGGTGCACCGCGCGCAGCTGCACCTGGTCCGCGGCGAATGGCACGAGGCCGAACGGACGGCGCTTGGGGTGGTGGCCGCCCTTGACGCCAATCGGGTCGATTACGCCGCGGAGGCCTGGTACGTCGTCGCCGAAGCGCGCCGGTTGCGCGGCGACCCGGGCGCGACCGACGCCTACGACGAGGCGCACGCCCGCGGTCGTGACCCGCAGCCGGGACGGGCGCTGCTGCGGCTGCGGGCGGGTGACCCGGCGGGTGCAGCGGCGTCGGTGCGGGCGGCCGTGGCGGCGGCGGGCACCGACCCGCTGCGCCGGGCTCCGCTGTGCGCCGCCGCGGTGGAGATCTCGATCGCCGCGGGGCGCCTCGGTGACGCCGCTGTCGCCGCCGCCGAACTGGAGGCGACGGCGTCGACGTTCGCCACCTCGGGCCTGCAGGCGCTGGCAGCGGCCGCGCGTGGCGCGCTGCTGCTGGCCGAGAACCGCGCCGAGGAGGCCCTCCCGGTGCTCCGCGACGCCTGCGGGCGCTGGCGGGACTTCGGTGCGGAGTACGACGCCGCCCACGTCTGTGTCCTCCTCGCCGAGGCATACCGGGCACTGGGCGACGAGGCATCCGCGAGCGCGGAGACAGCCCAAGCGGAGGCGGCATACCGCAGGCTGGGCGCACACCGGCCGAGTTCGCCCGACGGCCTGACCCGGCGCGAGTGCGAGGTGTTGGCCCTGGTGGCCGACGGCTGCTCCAACCGGGAGATCGGCGAGACGCTCTTCATCAGCGACCGCACGGTGGCCCGGCACCTCACGAACATCTTCCACAAGATCGGGGTCACCTCCCGGACCCAGGCCGTGCGCTACGCCATCGACCGCGGGCTGACGGGAGGCGGGTGAGCGGGCTACGCACAACCGCGTAGTCAGGCCGCCGCGGAGTGGTCAATCGCGCCGATGCTCGAGTGGCGCACCGCTGCCTAGCGTCCCCGGTAGGCGCGCCGACCAGCGGCGCGGTGACCGGTCAGGAGAGATCACCATGACTGAGGAACGCATCCACCGAGCGGTGTCCGAGGACGGCACCGAGATCGTCGGACGAGTACGGGGACAGGGACCGCCACTGGTTCTGGTGCACGGCGGGATCGGGGACGGCGAGGTCGCCTGGGAGGCGTTGCTGCCCGAGCTCACCGACCGGTTCACCTGCTACCTGCCCAGCACCCGGGGCCGCGGGTTGTCGGCCGACAACCCGGACCACTCGCCGCCGCGGCTGGTGGCGGACGTGACGGCGTTCGTCGACAGCATCGGCGAGCCGGTCCACCTGGTCGGCTGGTCGGGCAGCGGTGCGTGGGTGCTCGGCGCGGCCGCGCGCAGTGACTCCGTCGCAGCGGTCGCCGTCTACGAGCCCGCGTTGATCCCGGTCATGGGAGAGGACGACCTCGCCCAGACCTTCGGCACCATGGAGCGCGTGGGTGCGGCGGCCGCCGCAGGCAGGCTCGTCGACGCGATGCGCGCGTTCACCCCGTGGATCTGCACCGACGAGGAGATCACCGCCCTGGAGCGGACGGACTTCGTCGAGCGGTGGGCGGGCGGAATACCGGCCATGCTCCGGTTCATCCAGCACGACGCCGAATACCAGGGCCCGCGATCCACGGATCCGGAGCAGTTGGCGCTGATTACCGCGCCGGTGGTGCTCCTGCGGGGTCGGCGGACCCGACTCGACACCTTCTTCACCGCTTCGGTGCAGTTCATCGCCCAGCACGTCGCCGACTCGCAGG is drawn from Actinokineospora alba and contains these coding sequences:
- a CDS encoding SMP-30/gluconolactonase/LRE family protein gives rise to the protein MLRRSLPMAAVLILAAVVPATAAPASEVIVLTGATSAEGVATGRGSTFFAGDLFAGDLYRGDLQRGTADLFRDVPDGRMALGLKYDERTDLLFVAGGFSGQAHLYDGTTGDDVATYQLGGAVNDVVVVRGGAWFTDSFQPHLYFIPVSPTGEPGPAQTLVLSGPAGEITGDFNLNGIEATPNGDTLLVAHSANAAIYTVDPETGASAVVAGVDVPNADGIVLSGRNLWVVQNFDNKVTRWRLSPDLSSGTLVKTITSPLFQIPTTAALHGNTLAVVNAKFDTGLPPTASQYEVILVDK
- a CDS encoding serine hydrolase — encoded protein: MRSLVRPGLAVALMTVAFAVTTAIPPATGCLVRPGVASSVVAEVRSPPAAKPVLEVDLAGAVAAGVAAADERMTLGMAVIDLTTGRMASSGGDRPFYSASIAKLIVAVDVLSRDVSAADSERVRRALSTSDDNAMNALWGLHDGVGAVRRVAQRAGMTNTSPPRDPAEWGETMVTADDIARLHAYIQGCPARDVIVAALSAAPARAADGFDQAFGLHAPGVDAYSKQGWMTYRPSSAYLHSAGVLHDRYVVALLSVHRGRPMASAKERVDAVTRALAAALPA
- a CDS encoding glycosyltransferase, producing the protein MRVLFASLASVGHTYPLIPLAIAAREAGHEVHFAAGEEVHAPLAAHGLRPFRPADSFYEMYAEDLAPELARLRPDLVIHEWGVPGAAEATYRAGIPGLWHGFGRMYPDGIGLELPTRNTEAPGRPHLDICPPSLQDKDFLATADRIELRPVPYSAPAAPSDWGQVSRPLIYLTLGTAFGTAELLTTAIKGLATLGGRVVVAAGRVRVAELGEIPDNVTVESWVAQADLVPHADVVVHHGGSGTTLGALAAGVPQLFLPQGADQFANADAVTAAGAGSRLDAGELSADAIAEQTRKLVRDNTHREAARVIAEEIARLPAPAEVARLLPKYAHGA
- a CDS encoding RNA-binding S4 domain-containing protein, whose product is MESTRVDRWLWAVRLTKTRTDAAAACRGGHVRINARPAKPATTVSAGDEVRVRVGGVTRVVEVVRVIQKRVGATDAATCLIDRTPAPTPEAAIPVARRDRGTGRPTKRERRVLDRLRTPDPT
- a CDS encoding LuxR C-terminal-related transcriptional regulator — protein: MDEADMLSRARQAHGAQDWATAAAHFDAVTTVRLTADDLAAYADAVWWVGRTDDTLRLEAAACEAFVAESRPAEAAWAAILMGIFLLGRGDEPQGMGWIGKAGRLLDGVPECRAHGFLLHLTELEPRLRAGRPDEAVGVARRIQDLGRRLGQPEMVAMGVNGEGRALIGSGHVVDGLRLLDEAMVTVLDGGLSPFMSGSLYCHTIATCHEIADLRRMTRWVDLTERWLATFPVAVLFGGLCAVHRAQLHLVRGEWHEAERTALGVVAALDANRVDYAAEAWYVVAEARRLRGDPGATDAYDEAHARGRDPQPGRALLRLRAGDPAGAAASVRAAVAAAGTDPLRRAPLCAAAVEISIAAGRLGDAAVAAAELEATASTFATSGLQALAAAARGALLLAENRAEEALPVLRDACGRWRDFGAEYDAAHVCVLLAEAYRALGDEASASAETAQAEAAYRRLGAHRPSSPDGLTRRECEVLALVADGCSNREIGETLFISDRTVARHLTNIFHKIGVTSRTQAVRYAIDRGLTGGG
- a CDS encoding alpha/beta fold hydrolase, whose protein sequence is MTEERIHRAVSEDGTEIVGRVRGQGPPLVLVHGGIGDGEVAWEALLPELTDRFTCYLPSTRGRGLSADNPDHSPPRLVADVTAFVDSIGEPVHLVGWSGSGAWVLGAAARSDSVAAVAVYEPALIPVMGEDDLAQTFGTMERVGAAAAAGRLVDAMRAFTPWICTDEEITALERTDFVERWAGGIPAMLRFIQHDAEYQGPRSTDPEQLALITAPVVLLRGRRTRLDTFFTASVQFIAQHVADSQVWELPGLGHFAPVLAPRSVAEELITFFESARQPA